Proteins encoded by one window of Halobacteriovorax sp. GB3:
- a CDS encoding AIR carboxylase family protein, translating into MNILVLFESDREGYCFKPLVESLKETHEVTLHVVSVYNDLRKIENMLHKHNYDLVVAGSGLAASLPGVVSSLTKVPVFGLPVETHFGGIDALLSMLQMPMGNPVLTAKVGGHNEIVQFISLIDSSLKKMDTVNLIVDGGVMEYEYMNNEINRTRVLCEDKGLELRSSGTIDKDCFNICLVTDPDMIHANDMCLHVPVLENTMREKPTEAFMIYEWIDKGGIWLGVDNARNAVLSFLRLRTMVENKR; encoded by the coding sequence ATGAACATCTTAGTACTTTTCGAATCAGACCGCGAAGGTTATTGCTTTAAACCTTTGGTCGAATCTCTAAAAGAAACTCATGAAGTTACACTTCATGTTGTCTCTGTCTACAATGATTTAAGAAAAATAGAAAATATGCTCCATAAGCATAATTATGATCTCGTCGTTGCTGGCTCTGGTCTTGCCGCCTCACTTCCTGGTGTCGTTTCAAGTTTGACTAAGGTTCCCGTATTTGGCCTTCCTGTTGAAACCCATTTTGGAGGAATCGATGCCCTGCTTTCCATGTTGCAAATGCCTATGGGAAATCCCGTTTTGACGGCGAAAGTTGGTGGTCATAATGAGATCGTTCAATTTATTTCTCTCATCGATTCAAGTCTTAAAAAAATGGATACGGTTAATCTCATCGTCGATGGTGGAGTCATGGAATATGAGTACATGAACAATGAGATCAACCGCACACGCGTACTTTGTGAGGATAAAGGGCTAGAGCTTCGATCGAGTGGAACAATTGATAAGGATTGCTTTAATATATGTCTTGTCACTGATCCCGATATGATTCATGCTAATGATATGTGCTTGCATGTTCCTGTTCTTGAAAATACAATGCGCGAAAAGCCAACAGAGGCCTTTATGATTTATGAATGGATCGATAAAGGTGGAATTTGGCTGGGTGTAGATAATGCAAGAAATGCAGTGCTATCTTTTTTAAGACTTCGAACTATGGTTGAAAATAAGAGATAA
- a CDS encoding single-stranded DNA-binding protein, which translates to MNKAILIGQITDDVQLQYTKEQRPFCRLSLATKSIKINSKGEKTEYATWHRVLCFNDLALSCYQNIKKGQLIYVEGPLRSREYTDQKQIHRKIVEIHARHIDFLEGDQKTPSLKDIRALLEDESADPNEVITTDDIPF; encoded by the coding sequence ATGAATAAAGCGATACTAATAGGTCAGATCACTGATGATGTTCAGTTGCAGTATACAAAAGAGCAAAGGCCTTTTTGTCGCTTATCTCTTGCCACTAAAAGTATAAAGATCAATTCTAAGGGTGAGAAAACTGAGTATGCCACTTGGCATAGAGTCTTGTGTTTTAACGATCTCGCTCTTTCCTGTTACCAAAATATTAAGAAAGGTCAATTGATCTATGTTGAGGGGCCACTAAGATCTAGAGAGTATACAGATCAAAAACAGATTCATCGAAAGATTGTAGAAATCCACGCTCGTCATATCGACTTTTTAGAGGGGGATCAAAAAACTCCTAGTCTTAAAGACATAAGAGCACTTCTTGAGGATGAATCAGCAGATCCAAATGAAGTCATTACGACTGATGATATCCCTTTTTGA
- a CDS encoding class I SAM-dependent methyltransferase, with the protein MSENILKNRLIKIYKHRKKWAKKNKIEAYRLYERDIPEFPLIFDIYANNVVIYDQSDSRDNQKELLQLAKEAALGLDFQEENIVIKERKKRHGLEQHTKIDDSKNSFFINEGPIRLEVNIHDYLDTGIFLDHRPMRQLFQSMNLTNKKFLNLFSYTSSIGLSAAYSGAKTTNVDLSKTYLAWSKRNYEHNEIPLNDHHFVNADILEYLKNYEGSKYDYIFLDPPTFSNSKKMQETFSVENHQVFLIEHCMNLLNEGGTLYFSNNKRGFKLDSEIEAKYAPSEISHKTIPEDFRNKKIHVCYEFKKGYHQS; encoded by the coding sequence GTGTCTGAGAATATCTTAAAAAATCGTCTTATAAAGATCTACAAACATAGAAAGAAGTGGGCAAAGAAAAATAAAATCGAGGCCTATCGTCTATATGAGCGCGATATTCCAGAGTTTCCTCTCATTTTCGATATCTACGCAAACAATGTTGTTATTTATGATCAAAGTGATTCTAGAGACAATCAAAAAGAACTTCTTCAACTAGCTAAAGAAGCTGCCCTAGGCCTTGATTTTCAGGAAGAGAATATTGTCATCAAAGAGAGAAAGAAGCGCCACGGGCTTGAGCAACATACAAAGATTGATGATTCCAAAAACTCATTCTTTATTAACGAAGGTCCAATTCGTCTTGAAGTGAATATTCACGATTATCTTGATACGGGAATCTTTCTCGATCACAGACCTATGAGACAACTTTTTCAATCGATGAATTTAACAAATAAAAAGTTCTTAAACCTTTTTAGCTATACAAGCTCAATAGGACTAAGCGCAGCTTATAGTGGTGCAAAGACGACCAATGTGGACCTCTCTAAAACTTACCTCGCCTGGTCTAAGAGAAATTATGAACACAACGAAATCCCTCTTAATGATCATCACTTTGTAAATGCCGATATCTTAGAGTATTTAAAAAACTATGAAGGATCAAAGTACGACTATATATTTTTAGATCCTCCTACTTTTAGTAATTCTAAAAAAATGCAAGAAACCTTCAGTGTTGAAAATCATCAAGTATTTCTTATCGAGCACTGTATGAACCTTCTAAATGAAGGTGGGACACTCTATTTTTCTAATAATAAAAGAGGGTTTAAATTGGATAGTGAAATCGAAGCGAAATACGCCCCAAGCGAGATCTCACATAAAACAATCCCAGAGGACTTTAGAAATAAAAAAATTCACGTCTGCTATGAATTCAAAAAGGGATATCATCAGTCGTAA
- a CDS encoding response regulator → MGAKKILFIDDEIDLLEIVEYFLEKRGIHADYESNPVKALERIMNDHYSHIFCDVRMPKLTGIDLLEAIKKNGVPIEHFAFITAYKSLSKKEAMELGANNILYKPYSPQDLLDYIRDLNISAPSL, encoded by the coding sequence ATGGGCGCTAAGAAGATTCTCTTTATTGATGATGAAATTGATCTTTTAGAAATCGTTGAATACTTCCTCGAAAAAAGAGGGATTCACGCCGACTACGAAAGTAATCCCGTAAAAGCACTAGAACGCATTATGAACGATCACTACTCTCATATTTTCTGTGATGTAAGAATGCCAAAACTTACGGGAATAGACCTATTAGAGGCCATTAAAAAGAATGGCGTACCAATCGAGCACTTCGCCTTCATTACAGCATACAAAAGCCTTTCTAAAAAAGAGGCCATGGAACTTGGAGCTAATAATATTCTCTATAAACCCTACTCTCCCCAAGACCTTCTAGACTATATTCGCGATTTGAATATAAGCGCCCCTAGCCTTTAG
- a CDS encoding peptide chain release factor 3, whose protein sequence is MAEFSPEKAKRATFAIISHPDAGKTTMTEKLLWFGRVVRDVGMVKSKQGNYAKSDWMEMEQERGISITSSVMSFPYSERAMHLLDTPGHKDFSEDTYRTLTAVESVLMMIDSAKGVEEQTKKLMEVCRMRDTPIVSFMNKFDRDTMDPFELIDDVEKTCSITCAPMTWPIGSGVDFKGVYDLRTKTIQSFKESNDPLSPTVIDATDLDSAAVVNYIGETLLEKLKEDLMMVEEILPKFDQEEFLAGIQTPVFFGSALNNFGVKETLDMIAKESPGPLSKEVIIAPFNEDSEKRTVAPNENKFTGFIFKIQANMDKNHRDRVAFLRVCSGRFERGQKIHHTRTGKDIKISTPLMFQAQDREITEIALPGDIIGLHDSGKYQIGDTFSEGEKIQFTGIPSFAPEIFRKVLLKDPMKGKQLDKGLQQLSEEGTVQLFKRHGTTDKILGAVGVLQFEVVKHRLETEYNVRGDYEAYPYVGIRWLKFKDELQKDSFINKNSAHIVYDNKERACFAIRTMWDLKLAEEKNPEVQFFKTSDFN, encoded by the coding sequence ATGGCCGAATTTTCACCAGAAAAGGCAAAACGCGCGACATTTGCCATCATCTCCCACCCGGATGCCGGTAAGACGACAATGACAGAAAAACTTCTTTGGTTTGGTCGAGTCGTTCGTGATGTAGGGATGGTTAAATCGAAGCAAGGAAATTATGCAAAATCAGACTGGATGGAAATGGAGCAAGAAAGAGGTATCTCAATCACTTCATCAGTCATGAGTTTCCCATACAGTGAAAGGGCCATGCACCTTCTCGATACACCAGGACACAAAGATTTCTCTGAGGATACATATAGAACATTAACGGCCGTTGAGTCTGTTCTTATGATGATTGACTCGGCCAAAGGGGTTGAGGAGCAGACCAAAAAGCTTATGGAAGTTTGTCGTATGCGAGATACGCCAATCGTCTCTTTCATGAATAAATTTGACCGCGATACAATGGACCCATTTGAACTCATTGATGATGTTGAAAAGACTTGTTCAATCACATGTGCACCAATGACATGGCCAATTGGTTCGGGTGTAGACTTTAAAGGAGTCTATGACCTGAGAACAAAAACGATTCAAAGTTTTAAAGAAAGTAATGATCCATTAAGCCCTACTGTTATCGATGCTACAGATCTCGACTCTGCAGCGGTTGTAAACTATATCGGCGAAACTCTTTTAGAAAAGCTAAAAGAAGATCTAATGATGGTTGAAGAGATTCTACCTAAGTTTGATCAAGAGGAATTCTTAGCAGGAATTCAGACTCCAGTTTTCTTTGGATCCGCGCTCAATAATTTTGGGGTTAAAGAGACTCTCGATATGATTGCTAAAGAATCTCCAGGTCCATTATCCAAAGAAGTTATCATCGCTCCTTTTAATGAAGACTCTGAAAAAAGAACTGTTGCTCCGAATGAAAATAAATTCACAGGCTTTATTTTCAAGATTCAAGCAAACATGGATAAAAACCACAGAGACCGCGTGGCCTTCCTTCGCGTTTGCTCAGGTCGATTTGAAAGAGGTCAAAAGATTCATCACACTCGTACGGGTAAAGATATCAAGATCTCAACTCCCCTCATGTTTCAGGCACAAGACAGAGAGATTACAGAGATCGCTCTCCCTGGCGATATCATTGGTCTTCACGATAGTGGAAAGTATCAAATCGGAGATACATTTTCTGAAGGAGAAAAGATTCAATTCACAGGGATTCCAAGCTTTGCTCCAGAGATTTTTAGAAAGGTTCTTCTTAAAGATCCAATGAAAGGCAAACAACTTGATAAGGGACTTCAACAACTTTCAGAAGAGGGAACGGTTCAGCTTTTCAAGCGTCACGGAACAACTGATAAAATTCTAGGTGCCGTTGGTGTTCTTCAATTTGAAGTTGTTAAGCACAGATTAGAAACGGAATACAATGTTCGTGGAGACTATGAGGCCTACCCATATGTCGGAATTCGTTGGCTTAAGTTTAAAGATGAGCTGCAAAAAGATAGCTTCATTAATAAAAATAGTGCTCACATTGTTTATGATAACAAAGAGAGAGCATGTTTTGCTATTCGTACGATGTGGGATCTGAAGCTTGCTGAAGAGAAAAACCCAGAAGTTCAATTCTTTAAAACATCAGATTTTAATTAA
- a CDS encoding substrate-binding periplasmic protein, producing MKKILLTLLLLTACSTSIAQEKAREVFLTTIEYPPYVDSNQIDNGYVAHIVKRSFAEENIDVTILFRPWARGLKGTINGTFTGVFPTFKTKERLKDLLYSDIIDYNILTYIARSEDQGKIERLNGDIKSLRLGLVNGYANTAAIDNNDNLTKDFALDDVNNINKLCRNRVDLIVIDLYVFKSLYKKGRFKDCPKIKPILQPLAYKPFYLTFNKNDEHAKEYREKFNRGLEKVKKQMDRIKKNYQLD from the coding sequence ATGAAAAAAATACTACTTACATTACTATTACTTACTGCATGTTCGACGTCTATAGCACAAGAGAAAGCACGTGAAGTCTTTTTAACGACGATTGAATATCCACCCTACGTAGATTCCAATCAAATCGACAATGGCTATGTGGCCCATATAGTAAAAAGATCATTTGCTGAAGAGAATATTGACGTCACAATCTTATTTCGCCCCTGGGCACGTGGTCTCAAAGGGACAATAAACGGTACTTTCACAGGAGTTTTTCCAACTTTTAAGACCAAAGAAAGATTAAAAGACCTTCTTTATTCTGACATTATTGATTACAACATTCTAACCTATATCGCACGCTCTGAAGACCAAGGTAAGATAGAACGTCTGAATGGAGATATCAAGTCATTGCGCCTTGGACTTGTAAATGGATACGCAAACACGGCAGCAATTGATAATAACGATAATCTTACGAAAGACTTTGCACTAGATGACGTTAACAATATTAATAAACTTTGCAGAAATCGAGTTGATCTAATCGTCATTGACTTGTATGTCTTTAAAAGCCTGTACAAAAAAGGGCGATTTAAAGACTGTCCTAAGATCAAACCGATTCTTCAACCTCTTGCCTATAAACCTTTCTATTTAACTTTTAATAAAAATGATGAACATGCAAAAGAATACAGAGAAAAGTTTAATAGAGGTCTAGAAAAAGTAAAAAAACAAATGGATAGAATTAAAAAGAATTATCAATTAGATTAG
- the gcvPB gene encoding aminomethyl-transferring glycine dehydrogenase subunit GcvPB, producing MRKEFEKLGYDPEKLERELKPYYISATEEEISQMLDYLGYEKIEDVFSHLPSNIQFKETPNVCERLEYIDLINDVETIANKNKIKTSFLGDGLAQYKVPSIVPYVCNIRGLTTAYTPYQPERSQGTLHTLWLYSSALSMLTGFEAINASLYDRSTCLFEAFNTSLRIVRKTDTVFVSEGVYPGDLEVVQTLSKETSMNIVTIAVNDQGTVDLNDLKEKLETYKGRVGSFAFCQVNNLGILEDVNALTDLCSEAKIQSIAIIDPILLATEGLLSPSKYGSNEQGADMIVGEGQHLCLGPNYGGPGLGIFGIRFNDKYKTAIRQTAGRFVGKAIDSNNQECLAMVLSTREQHIRREKATSNICSNQSFIATIAGAAILERGEKGLTESILKARLSAIKTLEKLQCLKGIELAYEQPFYNEFTIQLDRDVDQLIELANEKDLQIGINVSKRTEKNNLLKMSFFDIHEQQDLDKLVDFFMSQFEVEKDHSDVIDIPSELKRMDYVDLPNFSSQELKDFYDKLGELNVSPDDNIYPLGSCTMKYNPYINDYAAGLKGFTDLHPQSNVEDSQGALEIIYGLQEMFKAITGLPAVTTQPVAGAQGELVGIKMFQAYHRDRGNAEKKDIILIPRSAHGTNPATATMAGYESKKVGDQVYGIISIEANDCGQIDMDQFKSLVQTYGERISGIMITNPNTSGIFEADFKEVAELIHSVDGLVYMDGANMNAIAGWVDLNELGVDAVHNNIHKTWTIPHGGGGPGDAFVAVSEKLIPYMPGIQVKKEGESFSTFTPEKTIGSFHRHCGNFAHKVRCYTYLRALGSEGVKMMSAVAVLSAQYLYKKLQSTYPVLPQNKEVTRMHEFILTLNDQTFARIQEGGTPKANAIAKVGKLFLDFGLHAPTVAFPEVYGLMVEPTESFSKKELDDFVEVVETIHTMINENPEVLTTAPHFTPVSKVDEVYANKNLILSETITSLPSLPQNKVSPKELSTLGVKKVYEMILQAHNS from the coding sequence ATGAGAAAAGAATTTGAAAAATTAGGCTACGACCCAGAGAAACTCGAAAGAGAATTAAAACCATATTATATAAGTGCAACAGAAGAAGAAATCTCACAGATGCTCGACTACTTAGGTTACGAAAAAATCGAGGATGTCTTCTCTCACCTTCCTTCAAATATTCAATTCAAAGAAACACCCAACGTGTGCGAAAGACTTGAGTATATCGATCTCATCAATGACGTTGAAACGATTGCCAATAAAAATAAAATTAAAACATCGTTTCTAGGTGATGGACTTGCTCAATATAAAGTTCCAAGTATTGTTCCCTATGTATGTAATATTCGCGGGCTAACTACGGCCTATACTCCATACCAACCAGAGCGAAGCCAAGGGACACTTCACACTCTTTGGCTCTATTCAAGTGCTCTTTCAATGCTAACAGGTTTTGAAGCAATCAATGCTTCTCTCTACGATCGTTCAACTTGCCTTTTTGAGGCCTTTAATACGAGTCTTCGAATTGTTAGAAAAACAGATACTGTTTTTGTTTCAGAAGGTGTTTATCCAGGAGATCTAGAAGTTGTTCAAACTCTTTCAAAAGAAACGAGTATGAACATTGTGACAATTGCTGTTAATGATCAAGGAACTGTGGATCTCAATGATCTCAAAGAAAAACTTGAAACTTACAAAGGTCGAGTTGGCTCATTTGCCTTTTGCCAAGTGAACAACCTTGGTATTTTAGAAGATGTTAACGCTTTAACAGACCTATGTAGTGAAGCTAAAATTCAATCTATTGCCATCATCGATCCAATCCTTCTCGCTACAGAGGGACTTCTTTCTCCATCAAAGTACGGCTCGAATGAACAAGGTGCAGACATGATCGTTGGAGAGGGACAACACCTTTGCCTTGGCCCTAATTACGGAGGCCCAGGGCTTGGAATCTTCGGTATTCGTTTTAATGACAAATATAAAACGGCCATTCGTCAAACAGCGGGAAGATTTGTTGGGAAGGCCATTGATAGCAATAATCAAGAGTGTCTTGCCATGGTTCTTTCAACGCGTGAGCAACACATTAGAAGAGAGAAAGCGACAAGTAATATTTGTTCAAACCAATCATTTATTGCAACAATTGCTGGTGCCGCAATCCTAGAAAGAGGTGAAAAAGGTCTGACAGAATCAATCTTAAAAGCAAGACTTTCTGCCATTAAAACACTTGAAAAGCTTCAATGTCTAAAAGGAATTGAGCTTGCTTACGAGCAACCATTTTACAATGAATTTACAATTCAACTCGACAGAGATGTCGATCAGCTCATTGAGCTAGCCAACGAGAAAGATCTCCAGATTGGTATCAATGTTTCCAAGAGAACAGAAAAAAATAATCTTTTAAAGATGTCCTTTTTTGATATCCATGAACAACAAGATCTCGATAAGCTTGTTGATTTTTTCATGAGTCAATTTGAAGTGGAAAAAGATCATTCCGATGTCATCGACATACCATCAGAGCTTAAGAGAATGGACTATGTCGATCTTCCAAACTTTTCATCACAAGAATTAAAAGACTTCTACGATAAATTAGGAGAACTCAATGTTTCTCCTGATGACAATATCTACCCTCTTGGTTCGTGCACAATGAAATACAACCCGTATATCAATGATTATGCCGCTGGACTCAAAGGTTTTACAGATCTTCACCCGCAATCAAATGTTGAAGATTCACAAGGAGCACTAGAAATCATCTATGGGCTTCAAGAAATGTTTAAGGCCATCACTGGACTACCGGCCGTAACGACACAACCTGTGGCAGGAGCTCAGGGAGAACTCGTCGGTATTAAAATGTTTCAGGCCTATCACCGTGATCGTGGGAATGCTGAGAAAAAAGATATTATTCTTATTCCAAGATCAGCACACGGAACAAACCCAGCCACGGCAACCATGGCCGGTTACGAATCGAAAAAAGTTGGTGATCAAGTTTATGGAATCATCTCAATCGAAGCCAATGATTGTGGTCAAATCGATATGGATCAATTCAAGTCTCTCGTTCAAACTTATGGTGAGAGAATTAGTGGGATCATGATTACGAACCCAAATACTTCAGGAATTTTTGAAGCAGACTTCAAAGAAGTTGCCGAGCTGATTCACTCAGTTGATGGTCTTGTCTACATGGACGGTGCCAATATGAACGCCATTGCGGGATGGGTTGATCTCAATGAGCTTGGAGTCGATGCTGTACACAACAACATTCATAAGACATGGACAATTCCACATGGAGGAGGAGGCCCTGGAGATGCATTTGTTGCTGTTAGTGAAAAACTTATTCCTTATATGCCCGGAATTCAGGTTAAAAAAGAAGGTGAAAGCTTCTCTACCTTTACTCCAGAAAAGACTATCGGATCATTCCACAGACATTGCGGAAATTTTGCTCATAAAGTTCGTTGCTACACTTACTTACGTGCACTTGGGAGTGAAGGTGTTAAGATGATGTCGGCCGTTGCTGTTCTTTCTGCACAATATCTGTATAAAAAATTACAATCGACATATCCTGTTCTTCCTCAAAATAAAGAAGTAACAAGAATGCACGAATTCATCCTCACTCTTAATGATCAAACTTTTGCTCGTATCCAAGAAGGTGGAACACCAAAAGCTAATGCTATTGCAAAAGTTGGAAAGCTCTTTTTAGATTTCGGATTACACGCTCCGACAGTGGCGTTCCCAGAAGTATATGGACTTATGGTTGAGCCGACTGAGAGTTTTTCGAAAAAGGAACTCGATGACTTTGTAGAAGTTGTTGAAACAATTCATACGATGATTAACGAGAATCCAGAAGTACTGACAACGGCCCCTCACTTCACACCTGTTTCTAAGGTTGATGAAGTCTATGCCAACAAAAACTTAATATTAAGTGAAACAATTACTTCACTACCAAGCTTGCCTCAAAACAAGGTATCACCTAAGGAACTTTCTACTCTTGGAGTTAAGAAGGTTTATGAAATGATCCTTCAAGCGCACAATTCTTAG
- a CDS encoding class I SAM-dependent methyltransferase, whose translation MDNITLFVSNEDEIASCQKFVELLKLPYEVEVTLCANEITSGLFYKEPESISYLSQSGDSIAFDFVKLWNYHSKKNYTLKKEPLAKAIGRTKEPCPKIIDATCGSGKDSLLMLSFGAKIIAYERVPTIHLLLQTALHLAYKADGPLSMVLKERFELRYGEFQIGDVESSEYGLYYDPMYPSEPKKRKAKPRKEMVIFHEIMEGDQDVDDKIDGFLNSEFKRVILKRPIKEKKIKNPSMDFAGKSTRYDVYLTGKK comes from the coding sequence ATGGATAATATAACGCTCTTTGTTTCAAATGAGGATGAAATAGCCTCGTGTCAAAAATTTGTAGAATTATTAAAGCTTCCTTATGAAGTTGAGGTTACGCTTTGTGCCAATGAGATAACTTCTGGACTTTTTTATAAAGAACCTGAGTCGATCTCTTATTTGTCACAATCTGGGGACTCTATTGCCTTTGATTTCGTTAAACTTTGGAATTATCACTCTAAGAAAAATTATACACTCAAAAAAGAGCCCTTAGCTAAGGCCATAGGTCGAACAAAGGAGCCGTGTCCTAAAATTATTGATGCAACTTGTGGTAGCGGTAAAGATAGTTTGTTGATGCTCTCTTTTGGCGCAAAAATTATCGCCTATGAAAGGGTTCCAACAATTCACTTACTCTTGCAGACAGCTCTTCATCTTGCCTATAAGGCCGATGGTCCATTGTCCATGGTTTTAAAAGAACGCTTTGAGCTTAGATATGGAGAGTTTCAAATTGGGGATGTGGAGAGTTCTGAATATGGTCTTTATTACGATCCAATGTATCCAAGCGAGCCTAAAAAAAGGAAAGCCAAGCCTAGAAAAGAGATGGTGATCTTTCATGAAATCATGGAAGGTGATCAAGATGTTGATGATAAGATTGATGGTTTTTTAAATTCAGAATTTAAGCGCGTCATTCTAAAAAGGCCCATTAAAGAAAAGAAGATTAAGAACCCTTCAATGGATTTTGCTGGAAAGAGTACGCGCTATGACGTTTACTTAACTGGCAAGAAGTAA